One Brassica napus cultivar Da-Ae chromosome C2, Da-Ae, whole genome shotgun sequence DNA window includes the following coding sequences:
- the LOC106394763 gene encoding protein cornichon homolog 5 codes for MGDLLDWIISFLFLVTLLIIVIYQLTCLADLEADHINPYDSSTKINRVILPEFCLQGLLCVYYVLTGHWFMAILSLPHLFYNIRLYMKKEHLADVTEMHNTNKGEQKKRLYKIGHITLCTFITSYWLIHSALGDI; via the exons ATGGGCGATTTACTCGATTGGATTATCTCCTTCTTATTCCTCGTTACCCTTCTCATCATCGTGATCTACCAG CTGACATGTTTGGCGGATCTAGAGGCTGATCACATAAACCCTTACGATTCATCTACCAAAATAAACCGGGTGATTCTACCGGAATTCTGTTTGCAAGGACTTCTATGTGTGTATTATGTCTTAACTGGACATTGGTTCATGGCGATTTTGTCTCTTCCCCACCTTTTCTACAACATTAGACT ATACATGAAAAAGGAACATTTGGCAGACGTTACAGAGATGCACAATACAAATAAAGGGGAGCAAAAGAAACGACTTTACAAGATTGGTCATATCACCCTCTGCACTTTTATCACATCTTATTG GTTGATCCACTCGGCATTGGGAGACATCTAA